A window from Acropora palmata chromosome 14, jaAcrPala1.3, whole genome shotgun sequence encodes these proteins:
- the LOC141866499 gene encoding uncharacterized protein LOC141866499, which translates to MMWSLILFISLVVEIGAESKVQGVQKVKEDWQSKPQLHRTVTYRDESHKSHMDHIVTNSKSQEMEKAWHTDLTTNDQEDVSNEGMASGGNKPHWKAPTQDEPRHGKKMSSKAKLQKEGSAYEPITMIYKDETGKSLQDKMAIKEKSHRGNIDKPMVKVGKAQTKTMQRGRKE; encoded by the coding sequence ATGATGTGGTCGTTGATCCTGTTCATCAGTCTGGTAGTCGAAATCGGAGCAGAATCTAAAGTGCAAGGCGttcaaaaagtgaaagaagaTTGGCAATCTAAGCCACAATTGCACAGGACCGTAACCTACAGAGATGAGTCTCATAAAAGCCATATGGACCACATCGTGACCAACAGTAAAAGtcaagaaatggaaaaagctTGGCACACGGATCTCACTACTAACGATCAAGAAGATGTGTCGAATGAAGGAATGGCAAGTGGCGGCAACAAACCGCATTGGAAGGCACCCACACAGGATGAGCCTCGACATGGAAAAAAGATGAGCAGCAAGGCAAAGCTACAAAAAGAAGGCAGTGCATATGAGCCCATCACAATGATTTATAAAGATGAAACAGGGAAAAGCTTGCAAGACAAGATGGCCATTAAGGAGAAGTCACACCGAGGAAATATTGACAAGCCGATGGTGAAAGTTGGTAAGGCACAAACTAAGACCATGCAGCGTGGTAGGAAGGAATAA
- the LOC141866496 gene encoding melanocyte-stimulating hormone receptor-like, producing the protein MYNLSAQPSLSGFSQDLSKGSCFILPEPRFDKVSDRYLVNNVTSVLTSILLPCAVVGNSLILWVILKHAFRRSPIMLLLGCLAASDLLVGLFVQPSYVSFRVWENHHKFVPCALRLFYGTVFFICYGVSLVTLCAISCERYIALIYPLQYNHLVRHSRVLKLVTLIWALNILLTGLQWVHNTTARAIHLALWQILLLVAVGGQLRLLPVMRRHQNRMKHLQHLSDFYKNTASLMQVKFAANLACIVAVYLAFNLPVLLITTLHQIVQIDIDTYNLYSWAETLAFLNSTLNPVNCIWRVREIRSAISVLWPRRTKRKRHDSSLKYAADNTVVLTAFRQK; encoded by the coding sequence ATGTACAATCTCTCAGCTCAACCATCGTTGTCTGGTTTTTCCCAAGATCTTTCTAAAGGAAGTTGTTTTATCCTTCCAGAGCCCAGATTTGACAAAGTCTCAGATCGATACCTCGTCAATAACGTCACCAGTGTTTTGACCTCGATTCTGTTGCCATGCGCTGTTGTAGGGAACTCGCTCATCCTTTGGGTGATCTTGAAACACGCTTTTCGCCGATCGCCTATAATGCTTTTGCTCGGATGCCTCGCTGCTTCGGATTTGCTCGTCGGCTTGTTCGTCCAGCCGAGCTACGTTTCCTTTCGAGTATGGGAGAACCACCACAAGTTTGTTCCGTGCGCACTTCGGCTGTTTTACGGCACCGTGTTCTTTATTTGTTACGGTGTATCGCTTGTCACCTTATGCGCCATTAGCTGTGAGAGGTACATCGCTTTGATTTACCCTTTGCAGTACAATCACCTCGTCCGACATTCACGAGTTCTTAAACTTGTGACTCTCATCTGGGCCTTGAACATTCTTTTAACAGGTCTGCAGTGGGTGCATAATACAACAGCGAGAGCCATCCATCTTGCTCTCTGGCAAATCCTTTTGCTAGTTGCCGTGGGAGGTCAGCTACGATTACTACCTGTTATGCGACGTCATCAGAACCGAATGAAGCACCTGCAGCATTTGTCCGATTTCTATAAGAACACAGCAAGCTTGATGCAGGTTAAATTTGCCGCAAACCTTGCTTGCATAGTAGCGGTCTACTTGGCCTTCAACCTTCCAGTGCTCTTAATCACAACTCTGCACCAGATAGTTCAAATAGACATAGACACGTACAATCTTTACAGTTGGGCTGAGACCTTAGCTTTTCTCAATTCCACTCTTAATCCAGTCAATTGTATTTGGAGAGTTCGTGAGATCCGAAGCGCAATCTCAGTGTTGTGGCCAagaagaactaaaagaaaacgTCATGACTCGTCCTTGAAATACGCCGCGGATAACACTGTGGTCTTAACGGCATTCAGGCAGAAATGA
- the LOC141866495 gene encoding melanocyte-stimulating hormone receptor-like — translation MESSADFTFLLNFNSTNASTNNARFDSPGECFHLPDAKFEVFHQRAQTNLVTGVVNAVLSPFAVVANILIVFVISSRASLQSPSNILFACLAISDLQVGILVQPSYVAYRLLENAHGFVPCAVRMLYSTGFYVYYGVSFTTLSAVSCERLLALIFHLRYYAYVRPGRVLKTAIFIWFVNILFTTLQWANNSVFRGIHLAMWTFFLAITFIIQIKILQIITRHQRQIKKHRPTSAQRQMQVKLAINIASIVAVYVMFNLPVLLVTLSHQFLFRHIYSYNFYSWTETAAFVNSSLNPLVCIWRVKAIRKAIAEVLSKLRRMEMRQSEQERNEIKRKKGVFLVKFTKIAPLENLKE, via the coding sequence ATGGAGTCTTCTGCAGACTTCACTTTCCTTCTCAACTTCAACTCTACAAATGCCTCGACGAACAATGCACGATTTGACTCGCCTGGTGAATGCTTCCATCTCCCGGATGCCAAATTCGAAGTGTTCCATCAACGAGCCCAAACCAATCTTGTAACAGGTGTTGTCAATGCGGTGCTATCGCCTTTCGCTGTGGTGGCAAATATTCTAATAGTATTTGTCATTTCCTCTAGAGCTTCTCTTCAATCTCCTTCGAATATCCTTTTCGCTTGTCTCGCAATTTCCGACCTCCAAGTTGGCATTCTCGTTCAACCGAGCTACGTGGCGTACAGGCTTCTCGAGAACGCGCACGGATTTGTTCCCTGCGCCGTGAGAATGCTATATTCGACAGGGTTCTACGTTTACTATGGGGTGTCTTTCACGACCTTGAGTGCTGTAAGCTGCGAGAGACTACTTGCGTTGATTTTCCATCTGAGATACTACGCATACGTACGGCCCGGGAGAGTGTTGAAAACGGCCATCTTCATTTGGTTCGTTAACATTCTCTTTACAACACTGCAATGGGCGAACAACAGTGTTTTTCGAGGCATTCACTTGGCCATGTGGACTTTCTTTCTGGCAATTACATTTATCATTCAGATCAAAATACTTCAAATCATTACTCGACACCAACGGCAAATCAAAAAACATCGGCCCACGTCTGCACAGCGACAAATGCAGGTGAAACTTGCTATCAACATTGCCTCCATCGTGGCTGTTTACGTCATGTTCAACCTACCTGTTCTACTTGTCACTTTAAGTCACCAATTTCTTTTCCGTCATATTTACAGTTACAACTTTTATAGTTGGACAGAGACGGCAGCATTTGTAAATTCTTCCCTCAATCCGTTGGTCTGTATTTGGAGGGTCAAGGCTATCAGGAAGGCAATTGCAGAAGTTCTTTCCAAACTCAGGAGAATGGAGATGAGACAAAGTGAGCAAGAACGCAACGAAatcaagaggaaaaaagggGTATTCCTGGTGAAATTCACAAAAATAGCACCTTTGGAGAACTTAAAAGAGTAA
- the LOC141866620 gene encoding melanocyte-stimulating hormone receptor-like, which yields MESSANFTLFRNFSSTTASTNNARFDLPGDCFYLPDAKFEVFHQRAQTNLVTGVVNAVLSPFAVVANTLIVFVISSRASLQSPSNILLACLAASDLQVGILVQPSYVAYRLLENAHGFVPCAVRMLYSTGFYVYYGVSFTTLSAVSCERLLALIFHLRYYAYVRPGRVLKAAIFIWFVNILFTALQWANNGVFRGIHLATWTFFLAITFIIQIKILQIITRHQRQIKKHRPKSAQRQIQVKLAINIASIVAVYVMFNLPVLLVTLSHQFLFRHIDSYNFYSWTETVAFVNSSLNPLVCIWRVKAIRKAIAEVLPKLRRTEIRQK from the coding sequence ATGGAGTCTTCCGCAAACTTCACTTTGTTTCGCAACTTCAGCTCTACAACTGCCTCTACGAACAATGCACGATTTGACTTGCCTGGGGATTGCTTCTATCTACCAGATGCCAAATTCGAAGTGTTCCATCAACGAGCCCAAACCAATCTTGTAACAGGTGTTGTCAATGCGGTGCTATCGCCTTTCGCTGTGGTGGCAAATACTCTGATAGTATTTGTCATTTCCTCTAGAGCTTCTCTTCAATCTCCTTCGAACATCCTTCTCGCTTGTCTCGCAGCTTCCGATCTCCAAGTTGGCATTCTCGTTCAACCGAGCTACGTGGCGTACAGGCTTCTCGAGAACGCGCACGGATTCGTTCCCTGCGCCGTGAGAATGCTATATTCGACAGGGTTCTACGTTTACTATGGGGTGTCTTTCACGACCTTGAGTGCTGTAAGCTGCGAGAGACTACTTGCGTTGATTTTCCATCTGAGATACTACGCATACGTACGGCCCGGCCGAGTGCTGAAAGCTGCCATTTTCATTTGGTTCGTTAACATTCTCTTTACAGCACTGCAATGGGCGAACAATGGTGTTTTTCGAGGCATTCACTTGGCCACGTGGACTTTCTTTCTGGCAATTACATTTATTATTCAGATCAAAATACTTCAAATCATTACTCGACACCAACGGCAAATCAAAAAACATCGGCCCAAGTCTGCACAGCGACAAATTCAGGTGAAACTTGCTATCAACATTGCCTCCATCGTGGCTGTTTATGTCATGTTCAACCTACCTGTTCTACTTGTCACTTTAAGTCACCAATTTCTCTTTCGTCATATTGACAGTTATAACTTTTATAGTTGGACAGAGACGGTAGCATTTGTAAATTCTTCCCTCAATCCGTTGGTCTGTATTTGGAGAGTCAAGGCTATCAGGAAGGCAATTGCAGAAGTTCTTCCCAAACTTAGGAGAAcagaaataagacaaaaataa
- the LOC141866497 gene encoding melanocyte-stimulating hormone receptor-like — MASNESLYPKGSARCSHLPDPVFEHAHLRYVSNLITSILNAFFAPFAVVANVLVFSAILLKPSLRSPSCLLIACLAFSDILVSGIVQPSYIAYRLGEIRYGYVHCMTRVLYAMGFYTCYGVSFTTLSSISLERYLALKLHLRYKGLATAKRVLLVVILIWTLNIALTSIQWVHVKIARGSHLFFWLASMVIAVISQLKTQLIVRRHRRQILKQQPSPFKHHRFRTQVKETINMAYIVGIYLLFNLPVLAVTIFHQIVNGHIDSYDYYSWSETIAFSNSFINPLICFWRCEEIRKAVLKLVSKKLCYKHDLESRDVPSRA, encoded by the coding sequence ATGGCGAGTAACGAGTCATTGTATCCTAAGGGAAGCGCCCGCTGCTCTCATCTTCCAGATCCTGTCTTTGAACACGCTCATCTTCGATATGTAAGCAATTTAATCACCAGTATTTTGAATGCATTCTTCGCCCCCTTCGCGGTGGTCGCTAATGTCTTGGTGTTTTCAGCCATATTGCTTAAGCCTTCTCTTCGTTCGCCCTCATGCCTCTTAATCGCCTGCCTTGCGTTTTCGGACATCCTCGTTAGTGGAATCGTCCAACCAAGTTACATCGCATATCGTCTCGGTGAAATTCGGTATGGCTACGTTCACTGCATGACAAGGGTTTTGTATGCCATGGGATTTTACACCTGCTATGGTGTGTCTTTCACGACATTGAGTTCCATCAGCCTCGAGCGCTATCTTGCACTCAAACTGCACCTTCGCTACAAGGGCCTCGCCACTGCTAAACGCGTTTTGCTGGTGGTCATTCTCATCTGGACCCTTAACATTGCGCTAACGTCAATTCAATGGGTGCACGTAAAAATCGCGCGAGGCTCGCATCTGTTTTTCTGGTTGGCCTCAATGGTCATTGCCGTAATTTCTCAGCTCAAAACCCAGCTCATTGTTCGTCGCCATCGACGTCAAATCTTAAAGCAACAGCCATCGCCTTTTAAGCATCACCGTTTTAGAACGCAAGTCAAGGAAACGATCAACATGGCTTACATTGTCGGAATTTACTTATTGTTCAATCTTCCCGTCCTCGCAGTGACAATTTTTCATCAGATAGTGAATGGACACATAGACTCCTACGATTACTACAGCTGGAGCGAGACAATCGCCTTTTCGAACTCGTTCATAAATCCCTTGATTTGTTTCTGGCGATGCGAGGAGATTCGAAAAGCTGTTCTCAAATTAGTAAGCAAGAAGCTCTGCTATAAACATGATCTAGAAAGTCGGGACGTTCCTTCGAGAGCCTGA
- the LOC141866776 gene encoding uncharacterized protein LOC141866776 — MASSAFKIRRLPSSDKKRRVEKDSFFSVNRGPVTPQKREASQFEECRRRAQVQRMKDAFRTLAFRSEPTIGEEYLRRAVTYNAEATNPNSDVGIDKRNEDLIHDFVPDCYEHIQNFHHYRSDIAKINSEFKVIYLSDDERKGNSENELKRVYKQHVKNSNPSSSFQAYFQRGPRSSLRSRRESKIFKGIRSSSEQCVLERIGKCDERNVASSRYLKPKVTGKDVRRSSIDSSESSSRNEQTVLMSCQEDRNNVVINSGNEVPQGKTEESVAHSMSSQPSYQSTDSNFSGLKPPVGTPTRMSRRSSLVCENEELDRRPRVKEIPIILEAPTSLGDPNNCPHRVAPFPLRFPHLKAPSVQSCHSRQRRKEAVTPSWQQYRVLCDAFGPSMSPHGVLNQPPRYPSGYKKPKFATEMELEYYINIVSENNNEKCVL; from the coding sequence ATGGCTTCGAGTGCGTTCAAAATTCGCAGACTTCCTTCGAGCGATAAGAAACGCAGGGTCGAAAAggattcattttttagcgTCAATCGTGGGCCAGTGACGCCGCAAAAACGCGAAGCTTCGCAGTTCGAAGAATGCCGACGCAGAGCGCAAgttcaaagaatgaaagacgCTTTCCGCACCTTAGCGTTTCGCTCAGAACCGACGATTGGGGAGGAATATCTTCGAAGAGCTGTGACGTACAATGCTGAAGCTACTAATCCAAACAGTGACGTCGGCATAGATAAGAGAAACGAAGATCTAATTCACGACTTTGTGCCTGATTGTTATGAACACATCCAGAATTTCCATCACTACCGGAGCGACATTGCAAAGATAAACTCCGAATTCAAAGTAATATACCTCAGCGACGATGAAAGAAAGGGAAACAGCGAGAATGAACTCAAAAGAGTTTATAAGCAACATGTCAAGAACTCAAACCCaagttcttcttttcaagCTTATTTCCAAAGGGGTCCAAGGAGCTCGTTGCGGTCAAGaagagaaagcaaaatttttaaggGGATACGCAGTTCGTCTGAACAATGTGTGTTAGAGCGTATTGGGAAGTGTGACGAGAGAAATGTAGCGAGCTCAAGGTATCTCAAACCTAAGGTTACAGGGAAAGATGTTCGAAGAAGCTCCATAGATTCCAGCGAATCAAGCTCTAGAAATGAACAAACAGTGCTAATGTCTTGTCAAGAAGACAGGAATAATGTTGTGATAAACAGTGGGAATGAAGTTCCTCAGGGCAAAACTGAAGAATCAGTTGCTCATTCCATGAGCAGTCAGCCGAGCTATCAAAGCACCGACAGTAATTTTTCCGGTCTGAAACCCCCAGTCGGTACTCCGACCCGAATGTCGAGAAGATCGTCTTTGGTTTGCGAAAACGAAGAGCTCGATCGTCGCCCTCGTGTCAAGGAAATACCAATTATTCTAGAGGCGCCTACGTCGTTAGGCGATCCCAATAACTGTCCCCACCGCGTGGCTCCGTTTCCTTTGCGTTTTCCACATCTGAAGGCGCCTTCCGTCCAATCATGTCACAGTCGACAACGACGTAAAGAAGCAGTCACTCCTTCGTGGCAACAATACAGAGTCCTTTGTGATGCTTTCGGACCTAGCATGTCGCCTCATGGTGTCCTTAACCAGCCGCCGCGTTATCCAAGCGGGTATAAAAAGCCAAAGTTTGCGACCGAAATGGAACTGGAGtattatattaatattgtctccgaaaataacaatgaaaagtGTGTACTGTAA
- the LOC141865391 gene encoding cyclic GMP-AMP phosphodiesterase SMPDL3A-like, which produces MWTGHLGVLFLLATSFVLQAESRKYEKKCKKIMKFLHVSDIHLDPFYNQSMDKDTYCHKSNWSKRTADYKAPYGRIGCDSPEWLWESTLREMKSKGADFMLLTGDSAAHGMTDTQGSAKVLHAMSLVSSKAHEVFPDIPIFPCFGNNELPGHYILPNSSEWYETVLSYWSPLILCSKCPPNVTKTTTQEKLKKTFLNGGYYSANIANKKMVVLVLNTMYWYDIKYTDPLVDKIAENQFVWLEEQLILAKRRKRKALIMSHIPPGGDPFDFSYFWISKYTKRFVNIVGKFHTIIVGQFYAHTHKHDFRLQILNSTGAATEEKSSKSFALQTASVSPVYANNPAFKVFKLNTKKKAVLDYDQFYLDLVVATEFSNPVWQFDYTFSKKFPSKRKVIDADRIDELNQQLISQTDGRFWNSYIKGTTANYQTSQYDRFPLYCVMRYVFKEDFEKCREKLKVLGG; this is translated from the exons ATGTGGACGGGTCATTTGGGTGTACTCTTCCTGTTAGCGACTTCCTTTGTGCTGCAAGCTGAAAGCCGgaaatatgagaaaaaatgcaaaaagattATGAAATTTCTTCACGTGAGCGACATTCATCTTGATCCGTTCTATAACCAGAGTATGGACAAAGACACCTATTGCCACAAATCGAATTGGTCTAAGAGAACTGCAGATTACAAGGCGCCCTATGGAAGGATCGGGTGTGACTCGCCTGAGTGGTTGTGGGAAAGCACTTTGCGAGAAATGAAAAGCAAGGGAGCCGACTTCATGTTGCTAACAG GCGATTCAGCCGCGCATGGAATGACAGATACGCAAGGCTCTGCTAAAGTACTGCATGCCATGTCTCTGGTCAGCAGCAAGGCACACGAGGTGTTCCCAGATATCCCAATATTTCCCTGCTTTGGAAACAACGAACTGCCGGGCCATTATATTTTACCGAACAGCTCTGAATGGTATGAAACAGTGTTGTCTTACTGGTCCCCTTTAATACTGTGTTCAAAATGTCCACCCAACGTCACAAAAACTACAACtcaagaaaaattgaagaaaacattCCTGAATGGCGGATACTACAGCGCTAACATTGCAA ATAAAAAGATGGTCGTGTTGGTGCTGAATACAATGTACTGGTACGACATCAAGTACACCGATCCCCTTGTGGACAAGATTGCCGAAAATCAGTTTGTGTGGCTTGAAGAACAGCTGATACTCGCCAAAAGACGCAAGAGAAAAGCATTGATAATGAGTCACATTCCACCAGG AGGCGACCCTTTCGACTTCAGTTATTTCTGGATATCAAAATACACGAAGAGATTCGTTAATATTGTAGGAAAGTTCCACACCATTATAGTAG GCCAGTTCTACGCTCACACGCACAAACACGACTTTCGACTCCAAATACTTAACTCCACGGGGGCTGCCACGGAGGAAAAATCCTCAAAATCATTTGCTCTTCAGACTGCTTCGGTGTCGCCTGTCTACGCGAACAATCCTGCATTCAAAGTGTTCAAACtgaatacaaagaaaaaagctgtTCTGGATTATGATCAATTCTATTTGGACTTGGTAGTTGCCACAG aatttTCGAATCCTGTGTGGCAGTTTGATTATACTTTCTCCAAAAAGTTCCCGTCCAAAAGGAAAGTGATCGACGCTGACAGAATCGACGAGTTGAACCAACAACTGATCAGCCAAACAGATGGGAGATTCTGGAATTCTTACATCAAGGGAACTACGGCTAATTATCAGACTAGTCAATACGATCGATTTCCTCTCTACTGCGTGATGCGATACGTTTTTAAGGAAGATTTTGAGAAATGCCGCGAGAAACTCAAGGTCCTTGGTGGCTAA
- the LOC141865389 gene encoding uncharacterized protein LOC141865389 produces MSLQGKKLKTRTSSKTNETKEETAEKVKALREKQNQWMKEREASKTSSKKLKTINKDNVTLPDVPKSRTRTGMSGSPAEVVNAANRNPYSNPRRKPLYPEPQRDHSDLISWISKADNPLVNKQRPPSATSSHKRNPTSSRSSTRENSDNDMKTNKEYVPSNYEKPSSTRLLSNTVLSSSKQTLHNKLRPSSRTSVKSNSSYHGDDGSHGNTNDDFLLDNPVNNPQSEVTFANEDAKSKTPELSADILNALADSVAERLKAALHPPASSKQGKQNANEHNESAIASHLCPLCEKHMTGRRHTPMAAIPCGHTYCQTCISDCKKCPTCQTVVRSTAVNTVLQGIIKDFNEQKERERLQKMEEQTRQYVDEYQSLVVRCNALNDEAESILNNMEEVTEQLLDEKKMIKKLEMDKEELKEKINKLQTELDSVAVKEQECHSQCHNLETRYNEEKERLSLIEDTVQRIGKSKERVKIMIHNFAPSLNLDDYE; encoded by the exons ATGTCATTGCAAGGTAAGAAACTTAAGACTAGAACATCGAGcaaaacaaacgaaacaaaGGAGGAAACTGCTGAAAAAGTCAAGGCTCTTCGTGAAAAACAGAACCAGTGGATGAAGGAGCGAGAAGCTTCAAAGACCTCGAGCAAAAAGCTTAAAACAATTAACAAAGATAACGTGACTCTTCCTGATGTTCCGAAGTCGAGAACCCGAACAGGAATGTCGGGTTCTCCAGCGGAAGTTGTAAACGCAGCCAACAGAAACCCTTACAGTAATCCCAGGAGAAAACCGCTGTATCCAGAACCACAGAGAGACCACTCTGATTTGATCTCGTGGATATCAAAAGCTGATAACCCGCTTGTCAATAAGCAAAGACCACCTTCTGCCACCAGCTCTCATAAGAGAAATCCTACTTCCTCTAGATCTTCTACTAGAGAAAATAGCGATAATGACATGAAAACTAACAAAGAGTATGTGCCGTCAAATTATGAAAAGCCAAGCTCTACAAGACTGTTGAGCAACACTGTTCTTTCATCAAGTAAACAGACACTTCACAATAAGTTAAGGCCTTCTTCAAGGACGTCAGTAAAGTCAAACTCAAGTTACCATGGCGATGATGGTAGCCATGGAAATACCAATGATGATTTTCTATTGGACAATCCTGTAAATAATCCTCAAAGTGAAGTTACATTTGCAAATGAGGATGCGAAATCAAAGACTCCTGAATTGTCTGCTGATATACTTAATGCACTAGCAGATTCTGTTGCTGAGAGACTCAAGGCAGCATTACACCCCCCTGCTAGCTCAAAACAAGGTAAACAGAATGCTAATGAACATAATGAATCAGCTATTGCTAGTCACTTGTGCCCCCTTTGTGAAAAACATATGACGGGGCGAAGACACACCCCAATGGCAGCCATTCCTTGCGGACACACGTACTGCCAGACTTGCATAAGTGACTGCAAGAAATGCCCAACATGTCAGACAGTTGTGAGGTCAACAGCCGTCAATACCGTTCTGCAAGGGATTATTAAAGATTTTAATGAGCAAaaggagagagagagactGCAAAAGATGGAAGAACAAACTAGACAGTATGTGGATGAGTATCAGTCTTTAGTTGTGAGGTGCAATGCGTTGAATG ACGAAGCTGAAAGTATTCTCAACAACATGGAAGAGGTGACAGAACAACTCCtggatgagaaaaaaatgatcaaaaaACTGGAAATGGACAAAGAAgagttgaaagaaaagatcAACAAGCTACAAACTGAACTGGATTCTGTCGCAGTAAAGGAGCAAGAATGTCACAGCCAATGCCACAACTTGGAAACTAGATACaatgaggaaaaagaaaggctTTCATTGATTGAAGACACTGTTCAGCGGATAGGAAAGAGTAAGGAAAGGGTCAAAATTATGATACATAATTTCGCACCTTCATTAAACCTGGATGATTATGAATAA